Proteins encoded in a region of the Tachyglossus aculeatus isolate mTacAcu1 chromosome 11, mTacAcu1.pri, whole genome shotgun sequence genome:
- the SLC35B1 gene encoding solute carrier family 35 member B1, with translation MAVGGGGPAGPGEGAAAAAESAWSRARRPRGRPRGPADRRSQAYDASRPAAAAAVIFVVVSGAGPLAPWPSPGPPPGPPPPLPDRLRLPLCFLGVFVCYFYYGILQEKITRGHYGEGPDEEKFTFALTLVFIQCVINAVFAKILIRFFDTARVDRTRNWLYAACSVSYLGAMVSSNSALQFVNYPTQVLGKSCKPIPVMLLGVTLLKKSYPKAKYVCVLLIVAGVALFLYRPRTGGGGGGGGGGDHAVGYGELLLLLSLTLDGLTGVSQDHMRAHYQTGSNQMMLNINLWSTLLLGGAILCTGELWGFLRFAERYPSVLSSILLFGLTSALGQSFIFMTVVYFGPLTCSIITTTRKFFTILASVVLFANPISSLQWVGTVLVFLGLGLDAKFGKSSKKVSR, from the exons ATGGCGGTCGGCGGAGGGGGCCCGGCGGGGCCCGgagagggggcggcggcggcggcggagtccGCGTGGTCCCGGGCCCGGCGGCCGAGGGGGCGTCCGAGGGGTCCGGCGGACCGGCGGTCGCAGGCCTATGACGCCTCCcgacccgccgccgccgccgccgttatCTTTGTCGTCGTCTccggcg CGGGGCCCCTTGCCCCATGGCCGAGCCCCgggcccccccccgggcccccccccccgctgcccgACCGCCTGCGCCTCCCGCTCTGCTTCCTCGGCGTCTTCGTCTGCTACTTCTACTACGGCATCCtgcaggagaagat CACGAGGGGCCACTACGGGGAGGGACCCGACGAGGAGAAGTTCACGTTCGCCTTAACCCTGGTCTTCATCCAGTGCGTCATCAACGCGGTGTTTGCCAAAATCC TGATCCGGTTTTTTGACACCGCCAGGGTGGACCGAACACGGAACTGGCTTTACGCCGCCTGTTCCGTCTCCTACCTGGGCGCCATGGTCTCCAGCAACTCCGCGCTGCAGTTTGTCAATTATCCGACACAG GTCCTGGGCAAGTCCTGCAAGCCCATCCCAG TGATGCTTCTGGGGGTGACGCTGCTGAAGAAGAGCTACCCCAAGGCCAAGTACGTGTGCGTGCTGCTCATCGTGGCGGGCGTGGCGCTCTTCCTCTACCGGCCCCGGACcggaggcggtggcggcggcggcggaggcggtgACCACGCGGTCGGCTACGGGGAGCTGCTGCTG CTGCTGTCCCTGACCCTGGACGGGCTGACGGGGGTCTCCCAGGATCACATGAGGGCACACTACCAGACCGGCTCCAACCAAATGATGCTCAACATTAACTTGTGGTCCACGCTGCTCCTGGGAGGCG CCATCCTGTGCACCGGGGAGCTGTGGGGCTTCCTGCGGTTTGCGGAGCGCTACCCCAGCGTCCTCTCCAGCATCCTGCTCTTCGGCCTGACCAGCGCCCTGGGCCAG aGCTTCATCTTCATGACGGTCGTGTACTTTGGCCCGCTGACCTGCTCCATCATCACCACGACCCGGAAGTTCTTCACCATCCTGGCGTCCGTGGTCCTGTTCGCCAACCCCATCAGCTCCTTGCAGTGGGTGGGCACCGTGCTGGTGTTCTTGG GCCTCGGCCTGGACGCCAAGTTCGGCAAGAGCTCCAAGAAGGTCTCGCGCTGA